One window from the genome of Vagococcus entomophilus encodes:
- a CDS encoding DUF1054 family protein yields the protein MFTQDDFSVFTIEGLENRMQAIRQQIQPKFQYLDEKFIQELAPLIHHELPIHIAQHRRRTTYAPESTWSAMGGDARGYKKYPHFQLAINDEFIAMWLSFIDNPEFEKEIAAAFLVDLDCINSLPADFVLSPDHTVNKVYPIADIEVEKYVTRFKDVKKGELQLGRIIKKEDELLARPEAAFAFMLETYQLLVPIYQKANQVRTRVKY from the coding sequence ATGTTTACACAAGATGATTTTTCAGTCTTTACTATAGAAGGATTAGAAAATAGAATGCAGGCGATTCGTCAGCAAATTCAGCCTAAATTTCAGTATTTAGACGAAAAATTTATACAGGAACTGGCACCACTGATACACCATGAGCTGCCTATTCATATTGCCCAACATAGACGCAGAACTACCTATGCACCAGAAAGTACATGGTCTGCGATGGGAGGGGACGCGCGTGGCTACAAGAAGTATCCCCATTTTCAATTGGCCATTAATGATGAGTTTATTGCGATGTGGCTTTCGTTTATTGACAATCCAGAGTTTGAAAAAGAAATTGCGGCGGCTTTTTTAGTGGATTTAGATTGCATCAACTCACTGCCAGCTGATTTTGTTCTATCACCAGATCATACGGTTAACAAAGTGTATCCAATAGCTGATATTGAAGTCGAAAAGTACGTCACAAGGTTTAAAGATGTGAAAAAAGGTGAGTTGCAGCTAGGTCGCATCATCAAAAAAGAAGACGAATTATTGGCAAGACCAGAAGCTGCATTTGCGTTCATGTTAGAAACCTATCAATTACTCGTCCCAATTTATCAAAAGGCGAATCAAGTTCGAACAAGAGTGAAATATTAA
- a CDS encoding amidase, whose amino-acid sequence MKDATFWAEKIKTKELSPEELHRQIAQTIQTKNTKLNAMVEIESMLKLQKENQKIHIIENTPFGGVPIPLKILGQEKKGWKNTAGSRLFKDTISLQTSHFVKKIEALGFYPFGQTNAPEFGFKNITDPTLYGKTKNPWNIEHHAGGSSGGAAAAVASGMYPLALASDGGGSIRIPASFNGLIGLKPTRGSMPVGPNGWRSWQGASINFALTVSMRDTETLFWHLQGSQKEAAYQAPFYSQEKRKGPLKIACCVDSPIKSTVSCAAQAAFKQAKDFLSRHEEFQLEEIAYPVDGFALIHSYYVMNGAETAAMFRSIEASMGRALTMADMEEMTWVLYQYGKKIQASEYIQALNLWDHATVQMEQLFQKYDLFLSPTTADYAPTIACDLQSATLRETFKQAEELSKKELEQLVYAMFDKSLQITPYTQLANLTGQPAISLPTSLSKRGLPIGIQFMASKGQEDLLFQIGKSFEQENQFCLPAYYQ is encoded by the coding sequence ATAAAAGACGCAACTTTTTGGGCAGAAAAAATCAAAACAAAAGAACTTTCTCCCGAAGAGTTGCACAGACAAATTGCACAGACCATCCAGACAAAAAACACAAAACTAAATGCGATGGTTGAAATAGAATCCATGTTAAAGCTGCAAAAAGAAAACCAAAAGATACATATTATAGAAAATACACCATTTGGTGGGGTGCCAATTCCCTTGAAAATATTGGGTCAAGAAAAGAAGGGATGGAAGAATACTGCTGGATCAAGACTATTTAAGGATACTATCAGTCTTCAAACAAGCCATTTTGTCAAAAAAATTGAAGCATTAGGCTTTTACCCATTTGGTCAAACCAATGCTCCAGAGTTTGGGTTTAAGAATATTACGGACCCAACTTTATATGGTAAGACAAAAAATCCATGGAACATCGAGCATCATGCAGGTGGTTCGAGTGGTGGTGCAGCCGCTGCTGTTGCAAGCGGGATGTATCCGTTAGCGCTGGCTAGTGATGGGGGCGGCTCCATTAGAATCCCAGCTTCTTTTAACGGACTGATTGGTTTAAAACCAACCAGAGGATCCATGCCAGTTGGACCAAATGGCTGGAGATCTTGGCAAGGCGCTTCGATTAATTTTGCCTTAACAGTCTCAATGAGGGACACGGAAACTTTATTTTGGCATCTTCAGGGCAGTCAAAAAGAAGCAGCTTACCAAGCACCCTTTTATAGTCAAGAAAAAAGAAAAGGTCCCTTGAAAATAGCTTGCTGTGTCGATTCTCCTATCAAAAGCACAGTCTCTTGTGCTGCTCAAGCCGCCTTTAAACAAGCCAAAGATTTCCTAAGCCGACATGAAGAATTTCAGCTAGAAGAAATTGCATATCCAGTAGATGGCTTTGCACTCATTCACAGCTATTACGTGATGAATGGTGCAGAAACAGCTGCGATGTTTCGCAGTATTGAAGCAAGTATGGGGCGTGCTTTGACGATGGCTGATATGGAGGAAATGACGTGGGTACTGTATCAATATGGAAAAAAAATTCAGGCGAGCGAGTACATTCAAGCGCTTAATTTGTGGGACCACGCAACTGTTCAAATGGAACAATTGTTCCAGAAATATGATTTGTTTTTGAGCCCGACCACAGCAGATTATGCCCCCACGATTGCTTGTGATTTGCAAAGTGCGACACTGCGAGAAACATTTAAACAGGCGGAAGAATTGTCTAAAAAGGAGTTAGAGCAGTTAGTGTACGCGATGTTTGATAAGAGCTTGCAGATTACGCCGTATACGCAATTGGCGAACCTGACAGGACAACCTGCAATTAGTTTGCCAACGTCTTTGTCTAAAAGGGGTTTGCCTATTGGAATCCAATTCATGGCATCAAAAGGTCAAGAAGACTTACTTTTTCAAATTGGAAAATCTTTCGAGCAGGAAAATCAATTTTGCTTACCAGCATATTATCAATAA
- a CDS encoding phytoene desaturase family protein — translation MKKVAVIGAGVAGLATAARLQSKGYHVTIFEKNETIGGRMGVIKKDGFQFDFGPTIVMMPEVYQDLFRYCGKNPDDYIPMKQLETIYDVYFSADDCVRVPSDLAQLQQMLEAIEPGTTAGFLEFLTEIYKRYEIARSYFLERSFRSPWEFFNPKMLYQALKLKTFDSADHVIKKYVSNEKVQKLLAFQTLYIGIAPKQGPSLYAIIPMIELIFGVHFIKGGMRSMATGMEKLCMDLGVNIQTNSPVEKIIIQEGQARGVQIADTEYAFDHVVCCADFPYAMNQLIENKTAKGKYTPKKIESMDYSCSVYILYLGVKRDLKGKLPIHNIVFSDDFEKNVSDIFNGDFPEDPSSYVYVPSVEEASLAPEGMESVYVLTPVPELKTGNIDWKSDTNLKAFREKVLNKIQKIKGLENIESDIVSETVVTPETISAQFNGLYGAAFGLKPTLMQSNYFRPQNVSSTCKNLYFAGASVHPGAGVPIVLTSAMITAGEVLKDDRQ, via the coding sequence ATGAAAAAGGTAGCAGTAATTGGAGCGGGGGTTGCTGGACTTGCTACAGCAGCAAGGTTGCAGTCTAAAGGGTATCACGTAACCATTTTTGAAAAAAATGAAACAATTGGGGGCAGAATGGGAGTTATCAAAAAAGATGGCTTTCAATTTGATTTTGGACCTACAATTGTCATGATGCCAGAGGTTTATCAAGATCTTTTTCGGTATTGTGGCAAAAATCCAGATGATTATATTCCGATGAAACAATTAGAAACCATCTATGATGTTTATTTTTCAGCGGATGATTGCGTTCGAGTACCGAGTGATTTAGCCCAGTTACAACAAATGTTAGAAGCAATTGAACCTGGAACTACAGCAGGATTTTTGGAATTTTTAACTGAAATTTATAAGCGTTATGAAATTGCTCGTAGCTATTTTTTGGAGCGAAGTTTTCGTTCGCCATGGGAATTTTTTAATCCTAAGATGTTATATCAAGCTTTAAAGTTGAAGACTTTCGATAGTGCGGATCATGTAATAAAAAAATATGTATCCAATGAAAAGGTGCAAAAATTATTAGCGTTTCAGACCTTGTATATTGGAATTGCACCAAAGCAAGGCCCATCTTTGTACGCCATTATTCCAATGATTGAATTGATATTTGGCGTTCATTTTATCAAAGGTGGTATGCGTTCGATGGCAACCGGTATGGAGAAACTATGTATGGACTTGGGAGTTAACATCCAAACCAATTCTCCAGTTGAAAAAATAATTATCCAAGAAGGTCAAGCACGCGGTGTTCAGATTGCAGATACGGAGTACGCGTTTGATCACGTTGTTTGTTGTGCAGATTTTCCCTATGCGATGAATCAACTAATCGAAAATAAAACGGCTAAAGGAAAATATACGCCCAAAAAAATTGAATCTATGGACTATTCTTGTTCGGTCTACATATTATATCTTGGCGTCAAGCGAGATTTAAAAGGAAAATTACCGATTCATAATATTGTTTTTTCTGATGATTTTGAAAAAAATGTCTCTGATATTTTCAACGGAGACTTTCCAGAAGATCCATCAAGTTATGTGTATGTTCCTTCGGTTGAGGAGGCAAGTTTGGCACCAGAAGGCATGGAAAGCGTCTACGTATTGACGCCTGTTCCAGAACTAAAAACTGGGAATATTGATTGGAAAAGTGATACGAATTTAAAAGCATTTCGAGAAAAAGTTTTAAATAAAATTCAAAAAATCAAAGGATTAGAGAATATTGAATCAGATATTGTGAGCGAAACAGTGGTGACGCCTGAAACTATTTCTGCTCAATTCAATGGCCTATATGGTGCTGCTTTTGGGCTCAAGCCTACGCTAATGCAAAGCAATTATTTTCGTCCTCAAAATGTTAGTTCAACGTGTAAAAATCTGTACTTTGCTGGTGCAAGTGTCCATCCGGGTGCAGGTGTTCCGATTGTTTTGACAAGTGCGATGATCACAGCAGGTGAGGTGTTGAAAGATGATAGACAATAA
- a CDS encoding GNAT family N-acetyltransferase produces MGKREHTVNPWLVLAENNHLETKRLRLRPVTLADAAAMYQYASDDETVRFVFPKHTSIECTKKEIASYFLKEPLGKYGIELKENNVFIGTVDLRMIQLFCAEIGYTLNKAYWGHGYMPEACEVLKKLAFEQLKISRLQAVHDARNPKSGRVMEKIGMKKEGLLRQSSERKGEIVDDWMYSMTLGEYQQ; encoded by the coding sequence ATGGGAAAAAGAGAACATACAGTAAATCCGTGGTTGGTTTTGGCAGAAAATAATCATTTAGAGACAAAAAGATTACGATTAAGGCCGGTAACATTGGCAGATGCTGCGGCTATGTACCAGTATGCATCGGATGATGAAACAGTACGTTTTGTATTCCCGAAGCATACTTCAATAGAATGTACGAAAAAAGAGATTGCTAGCTACTTTTTGAAAGAACCACTTGGAAAATATGGAATAGAGTTGAAAGAAAATAATGTGTTCATAGGAACGGTTGATTTAAGAATGATTCAGCTTTTTTGCGCAGAAATTGGGTATACGCTTAATAAAGCATACTGGGGACATGGTTATATGCCAGAAGCTTGTGAAGTGCTAAAAAAATTAGCCTTTGAACAATTGAAAATCAGTCGCTTACAAGCGGTCCATGATGCCAGAAATCCTAAATCAGGCCGAGTGATGGAAAAAATCGGCATGAAAAAAGAGGGGCTGTTGAGACAAAGTAGTGAGCGAAAAGGCGAAATAGTGGATGATTGGATGTATAGTATGACGTTAGGGGAATATCAACAATGA
- a CDS encoding YueI family protein, whose protein sequence is MAEKDVQDYLEKGLYGAPQLKPEEKKKFLGNFRERVILVITMKEMMEKNPLDTVKNVIEKYPDHQLYLNGDLDGALQAEYLKVAKQLNCPFRFVTTQGSTTEETTGLVYAASYAMHLENIQLADYQELTTPTEETPPPKKQSFWSKFGLSKK, encoded by the coding sequence ATGGCTGAAAAAGATGTACAAGACTATTTAGAAAAAGGGCTTTACGGAGCCCCACAGCTAAAACCTGAAGAGAAAAAAAAGTTTCTAGGAAATTTCCGCGAACGCGTCATTCTTGTTATAACAATGAAAGAAATGATGGAAAAGAACCCATTAGATACTGTTAAAAATGTAATCGAAAAATACCCTGATCATCAACTCTATCTAAATGGTGATTTAGACGGCGCTCTACAAGCTGAGTACCTCAAAGTGGCCAAGCAGCTAAATTGTCCCTTTCGATTCGTTACAACACAAGGATCTACTACGGAAGAGACAACCGGGCTTGTTTATGCTGCATCTTACGCCATGCATTTAGAAAACATTCAACTAGCTGACTATCAAGAATTAACCACTCCGACAGAAGAAACTCCCCCACCTAAAAAGCAAAGTTTTTGGTCAAAGTTTGGCCTTTCTAAAAAGTAA
- the gshAB gene encoding bifunctional glutamate--cysteine ligase GshA/glutathione synthetase GshB, which yields MKTLKKALLTEEVRPLFQDMRIGIEKESQRVTLEGTLAHTDHPKTLGNRSYHPTIQTDFSETQMELITPVANSAHEVVRQLTALHDVALRSMDAQEMLWTLSMPPVLPKDEKKIKIAKLEAFEDVLYRRYLAKEYGKRKQMVSGVHYNFEFTPIFIQKLFQAQTTFQTIEELRSYIYLKTTRNYLRHRWLITYLLGASPLAEEGYFSENESVPIHPVRSLRNSHYGYTNHPDVQGDYTSVAHYVAQIEALVEQGTLSEEKEFYAPVRLRGGKKVSDLKAHGVHYIEIRNLDLNPFSNVGITESSVRFIQLFLMAMLWMDEPEMALQDSLEVGNRLNEQVALEEPLAQTKAFEAGKQLISCLKELADAFILSQADIDLIETAERALEQPENTLAGRWLNTLKKENKSQLELATEYGQHYQQQRRNTPYQLSGYEKMELSTQILLFDAIQAGLSVEILDEHEQFVKLSYKKHHEYIKNANMTSKDSYIAPLIMENKSVTKKLLAEAGFQTPAGREFSSIDEAKQAFPYFAHTPIVIKPKSTNYGLGISIFKEEAALADYEAGLAIAFKEDNQVLVEEFLSGTEYRFFVIDGQVRAILLRTPANVTGDGIHTVEELVTLKNDAPLRGTHHRAPLEKIGLGELEQLMLKEQGFQLSSIPALGETVYLRENSNISTGGDSIDITDKFDDSYKNIAVEAVSALGAKICGIDLIIPNKNLPCQKNSQSYGIIEANFNPAMHMHTYPYKGTPRRLTKDVLRFLFPEVKII from the coding sequence ATGAAGACACTAAAAAAAGCACTACTAACAGAAGAAGTCCGTCCTTTATTTCAAGATATGCGCATTGGCATTGAAAAAGAAAGTCAACGGGTCACATTAGAAGGAACCCTAGCTCATACAGACCACCCTAAAACTTTGGGTAACCGCAGTTATCATCCTACAATCCAAACTGATTTCAGTGAAACACAAATGGAGCTGATTACACCAGTGGCAAACTCCGCCCACGAAGTCGTGAGACAATTGACTGCGTTACACGACGTTGCGCTTCGCTCGATGGATGCTCAAGAAATGCTTTGGACTTTAAGCATGCCCCCAGTTCTGCCAAAAGATGAAAAAAAAATAAAAATTGCCAAATTAGAGGCCTTTGAAGATGTGTTATACCGGCGCTATTTAGCCAAAGAATATGGCAAACGAAAACAGATGGTCAGTGGTGTCCATTATAACTTTGAATTTACTCCTATATTTATTCAAAAACTTTTCCAAGCTCAAACTACCTTTCAGACAATTGAGGAACTACGTAGCTATATTTATTTAAAAACCACACGTAATTATCTTCGGCACAGATGGTTGATTACTTATCTATTAGGGGCTTCTCCCCTTGCTGAGGAGGGCTATTTCAGTGAAAACGAATCTGTCCCCATTCATCCCGTAAGAAGTTTGCGTAATAGCCATTATGGCTACACCAATCATCCTGATGTTCAGGGAGACTATACCTCTGTTGCGCACTACGTTGCACAAATTGAAGCACTCGTGGAGCAAGGAACCCTGTCAGAAGAAAAAGAATTTTATGCCCCAGTTCGCTTACGTGGCGGAAAAAAAGTGAGCGATTTAAAAGCGCACGGCGTCCATTATATAGAAATTCGCAATCTTGACTTAAATCCATTCTCCAATGTGGGCATTACCGAATCCTCCGTACGCTTCATTCAGCTCTTCTTAATGGCAATGCTTTGGATGGATGAACCTGAAATGGCGCTTCAAGATAGTTTAGAAGTGGGCAATCGCTTAAATGAACAAGTTGCACTTGAGGAGCCACTTGCTCAGACAAAAGCTTTCGAGGCTGGAAAACAGCTCATTTCCTGTTTAAAAGAACTAGCGGATGCTTTTATCTTATCTCAAGCAGATATTGACTTGATTGAAACAGCAGAGCGAGCACTTGAGCAACCAGAGAACACCCTAGCTGGAAGATGGCTTAATACGCTTAAAAAAGAAAATAAGTCTCAACTTGAACTTGCTACAGAATATGGGCAACACTATCAGCAACAAAGAAGAAATACACCTTATCAACTTTCGGGGTATGAGAAAATGGAGCTATCCACCCAAATCTTGCTTTTCGATGCAATCCAAGCTGGGCTTTCTGTGGAAATATTAGATGAGCATGAGCAATTTGTTAAATTAAGCTATAAAAAGCATCATGAATACATAAAAAACGCCAATATGACGAGTAAAGATTCCTACATTGCACCACTTATTATGGAAAATAAAAGTGTCACAAAAAAACTACTGGCAGAAGCTGGTTTTCAGACGCCAGCTGGAAGAGAATTTTCATCAATTGACGAAGCAAAACAAGCTTTTCCGTACTTTGCACATACGCCAATTGTCATTAAGCCTAAGTCAACTAATTACGGATTAGGAATTTCTATTTTTAAAGAAGAGGCAGCTTTAGCTGATTATGAAGCTGGGCTGGCAATTGCTTTTAAAGAAGATAACCAAGTTTTAGTCGAAGAATTTTTATCTGGAACTGAATATCGCTTCTTTGTAATTGATGGGCAAGTGCGCGCAATTCTGCTTCGAACACCTGCAAATGTGACAGGTGATGGGATTCATACTGTAGAAGAGTTGGTTACTTTAAAAAATGATGCCCCCCTAAGAGGAACTCATCACCGGGCACCTCTTGAAAAAATTGGACTTGGGGAATTGGAACAACTGATGCTTAAAGAACAAGGGTTTCAACTTTCAAGTATTCCTGCTCTAGGAGAAACAGTTTATTTAAGGGAAAATTCTAATATCAGTACGGGGGGCGACTCCATCGATATTACAGACAAATTTGATGACTCTTATAAAAACATTGCGGTTGAAGCAGTATCGGCGCTTGGAGCCAAAATTTGTGGAATCGATCTCATCATTCCAAATAAGAATCTTCCTTGCCAAAAGAATAGTCAAAGTTATGGCATCATCGAGGCGAATTTTAATCCTGCTATGCATATGCATACATACCCTTACAAAGGTACCCCTCGGCGCTTAACCAAGGATGTACTGAGATTTCTTTTTCCTGAAGTGAAAATCATCTAA
- a CDS encoding phytoene/squalene synthase family protein, which produces MIDNKKVAASYVHCEKIIKQHSASFSLVFGKLAKHKRDAIFSIYAFCRVLDDSVDIHKDPALLAQYEEKFTRMLDGEYLDEPIFIALAQTFQSFDMSATPFFQLIAGIRQDSQFRQPNTDQDLLEYCYRVAGTVGEMIIPILATKHHQILVNDAIDLGKAMQLTNILRDVGEDWEERRIYFSKTTMERFQVTSKDFSEVPSSEYIQMWEYYAKMSNDLYSSGLKNIHLFDCECQKIVWAAADVYHAILPVVRKNHYNCQKRAIVSKTEKLKILARISTKPKTR; this is translated from the coding sequence ATGATAGACAATAAAAAGGTAGCGGCATCCTATGTGCATTGCGAGAAAATAATCAAACAACATTCTGCCTCTTTCAGCTTGGTTTTTGGCAAACTTGCCAAACATAAACGGGATGCTATATTTTCGATTTATGCTTTCTGTCGAGTATTGGATGACAGTGTTGACATCCACAAAGACCCTGCACTTTTAGCTCAGTATGAGGAAAAGTTTACGAGAATGTTAGATGGAGAATACCTGGATGAGCCAATCTTTATTGCGTTAGCTCAAACATTTCAGTCCTTTGATATGAGTGCCACTCCTTTTTTTCAATTGATTGCAGGCATTCGTCAAGACAGTCAATTTAGGCAGCCAAACACAGACCAAGATTTACTTGAGTATTGCTATCGTGTGGCTGGGACAGTCGGGGAAATGATTATTCCAATACTTGCAACAAAACACCATCAGATACTAGTGAATGATGCGATAGATCTGGGTAAAGCTATGCAACTTACGAATATTTTAAGAGATGTCGGGGAAGATTGGGAAGAGCGGCGTATATATTTTAGTAAGACCACCATGGAAAGATTCCAAGTGACGAGTAAAGATTTTTCGGAAGTTCCTTCTTCTGAGTACATTCAAATGTGGGAATACTATGCCAAGATGTCCAATGACTTGTACAGCAGTGGATTGAAAAATATTCATCTATTTGATTGCGAGTGTCAAAAAATTGTCTGGGCAGCGGCAGATGTCTATCATGCTATTTTGCCAGTAGTTAGAAAAAACCATTATAATTGCCAAAAAAGAGCGATTGTCTCAAAAACAGAAAAATTGAAAATTTTAGCACGAATTAGTACGAAGCCCAAGACCCGATAA
- a CDS encoding aldo/keto reductase, which translates to MKQRKLGSQGLSVSTIGLGCMGMSNTYGKATDSHSIATLKEAVEQGINFLDTANVYGNGHNEQLIGKALKEIEQPVMIASKSGILEMQISEKRVNGRPEYIKAECEKSLQRLGLETIDLYYLHRIDPDVPIEESIGAISRLVEEGKVRYVGISEASLETIQRAHKTHPLTAVQSEYSLWSRSVEQKIVPYLVEEGIGFVAYSPLGRGFFAEDFSLKKEEMDVRQYLPRFQGENYEVNRTLFEKLNLMAQEMHVSTSQLTLAWLLEKNPTIVPIPGSKSIHHIEENIAASNIRLNEQVIHSLDELFAIEKIQGSRYPDSMMNELEI; encoded by the coding sequence ATGAAACAAAGAAAATTAGGTTCACAAGGATTAAGTGTTTCTACTATTGGATTAGGCTGCATGGGGATGAGTAATACCTATGGAAAAGCCACAGACAGTCATTCAATTGCAACATTAAAAGAGGCTGTGGAACAAGGAATAAATTTTTTGGATACGGCAAATGTTTATGGAAACGGACACAATGAACAACTTATTGGAAAAGCACTAAAAGAAATTGAGCAGCCTGTGATGATTGCCAGTAAAAGTGGCATACTCGAAATGCAAATTAGTGAGAAACGTGTGAATGGTAGACCAGAGTATATTAAAGCGGAATGTGAAAAATCTTTACAAAGGTTAGGGTTGGAGACAATCGATTTATATTATTTGCATAGGATAGACCCGGATGTGCCGATAGAGGAGAGTATTGGAGCAATTTCACGTCTAGTTGAAGAAGGAAAAGTGAGGTATGTAGGGATTTCAGAAGCATCTTTAGAGACCATCCAGCGGGCACACAAAACGCATCCTTTGACGGCCGTTCAAAGCGAATACTCATTATGGAGTAGAAGTGTTGAGCAAAAAATAGTGCCATACTTGGTAGAAGAAGGCATCGGATTTGTAGCATATAGCCCACTTGGCAGAGGGTTTTTCGCAGAGGATTTTTCGCTTAAGAAAGAAGAAATGGATGTACGTCAGTATTTACCAAGATTTCAAGGAGAAAACTACGAAGTCAACCGTACACTTTTTGAAAAACTAAATCTGATGGCACAAGAAATGCACGTGAGCACTTCTCAATTGACGCTAGCATGGCTATTAGAAAAAAATCCGACAATAGTGCCGATTCCAGGAAGCAAATCTATCCATCATATTGAAGAAAATATTGCAGCAAGCAACATTCGATTAAACGAGCAAGTAATCCACTCATTAGATGAATTATTTGCTATAGAGAAAATCCAAGGATCCCGCTATCCGGATAGCATGATGAATGAATTAGAGATTTAA
- a CDS encoding MarR family winged helix-turn-helix transcriptional regulator — protein MNDIVRLRYLLNCVQKEGNKKYTELLAPLGITPNQSEVLQVLEACEPLSLKELGELLICEQKSPSRLVQRLVNNQLIYKSKDLVDSRRSVLHLTKAGRDLLPAIKEKEQAFNEHISQTLQEAIEPAAFNQILAKQIAGTASEKKILQREQLAEKSLSN, from the coding sequence ATGAATGATATTGTACGTTTACGTTATTTACTGAATTGTGTCCAAAAAGAAGGCAATAAAAAATACACTGAATTATTAGCTCCTCTTGGTATTACTCCCAATCAAAGTGAAGTTTTACAAGTATTAGAAGCCTGTGAACCACTCTCTTTAAAAGAATTAGGAGAACTACTCATTTGCGAACAAAAAAGTCCTAGTCGCCTCGTTCAAAGACTCGTCAATAATCAATTAATCTATAAAAGTAAAGATTTAGTTGATAGTCGCAGATCAGTGCTTCACCTGACAAAAGCTGGCCGGGATTTACTTCCTGCTATCAAAGAAAAAGAACAGGCATTCAACGAGCATATTTCTCAGACGTTACAGGAAGCGATTGAACCGGCTGCTTTCAATCAAATATTGGCGAAACAAATTGCTGGAACAGCTAGTGAAAAAAAAATATTACAAAGAGAACAATTGGCAGAAAAATCGTTGTCTAACTAA
- a CDS encoding aldo/keto reductase encodes MSKLRRLGQTDLYVSALGLGTWQYSTNEGKNGTMWESVEAETIYDIIKFSLQNGINWLDTAEIYGNGTSENFIGNTLQRLKKEAALLREPLIASKWFPLARAASSIPKTIDTRLKYLQVPTIDLYQIHQPTSRSSLDKQIEAMVKLAEANKIKQIGVSNFTAKQMIKADLLLKERGMTLASNQVKYNLLHKKPEKNGVLEAAKELGITIIAYSPLQQGLLTGRFHEQPEALAKISRLRKIQSHLNQKTIKRTQPLYAELKKLSLEYGVSVAQISLNWLIHSQGSMVLAIPGASKLKQAQENIGTLEFTLSNAQLKKLSAISDCL; translated from the coding sequence ATGTCAAAATTAAGAAGACTCGGTCAAACGGATTTATATGTGTCAGCACTAGGACTTGGTACGTGGCAATATAGTACAAATGAAGGCAAAAATGGTACGATGTGGGAGAGCGTTGAAGCAGAGACTATTTACGATATCATCAAATTTTCACTGCAAAATGGTATAAATTGGCTTGATACGGCAGAAATCTACGGCAATGGCACTTCTGAAAATTTTATTGGCAATACTTTGCAGCGTTTAAAAAAAGAAGCAGCTCTGTTGCGGGAGCCTCTAATCGCGAGTAAATGGTTCCCACTTGCTCGCGCTGCAAGTTCGATTCCAAAAACTATTGATACCCGACTAAAGTATCTGCAGGTGCCTACGATTGATTTGTATCAGATTCATCAGCCAACCTCCAGATCTTCGTTGGACAAACAAATCGAAGCAATGGTTAAGTTGGCTGAGGCAAATAAAATCAAACAAATCGGAGTGAGTAATTTCACGGCTAAACAGATGATTAAAGCAGATCTGCTACTTAAAGAACGAGGTATGACTTTGGCATCTAATCAGGTGAAGTACAATTTATTGCACAAAAAGCCAGAAAAAAATGGTGTTTTAGAGGCAGCTAAAGAATTGGGAATTACGATTATTGCATATTCTCCCTTACAACAGGGGCTTTTAACAGGTCGTTTCCATGAACAACCAGAAGCCTTAGCCAAAATTAGTCGACTTAGGAAAATCCAATCTCATCTCAATCAAAAGACGATCAAGAGGACACAACCTTTATATGCAGAATTAAAAAAGCTTTCACTTGAATACGGTGTGAGTGTGGCTCAAATTTCGCTTAATTGGTTGATTCATTCACAAGGATCAATGGTTTTGGCGATTCCTGGTGCATCCAAGCTAAAACAAGCGCAAGAAAATATTGGAACATTAGAGTTTACCCTTTCCAATGCACAGTTGAAGAAACTAAGTGCAATTTCGGATTGTCTCTAA